The window GCGGCGTGACGGACGCGTACGCGACGATCGACTGGATCGAGAGCAACTTCGGCTCGAAGCTCACCCGCTCCGACGTCGAGACCGAACTGAGCGGCGACGGCTCCGAGAGCCAGATCGTCGGGACGTTCTTTGGCACCGACGACCAGCACTTCGACCTGAACGCCCGCGTCTGGCACCAGGCCGAGCACACGACGGCCGACCTCGTCACGCGCGGCGTGCTCGACGACGTGGCCCGCTCCGTCTACGAGGGCGTCCAGGACGTCGGCGAGGACGCGTGGAACACCTCCAGCTACCAGCGCGAGAACACGCTGATGCTGTCGGACGACGCCGAGGCCGACGCGTCGCCGAAGCTGATCATCCACAACCACGACACCGAGGCGTCGCACTCCGCGACGGTCGGACAGGTCGACGCCGAGGACCTGTTCTACCTCGAGAGCCGCACGATCGACTCCCGCACGGCGCGGAACATGCTCGTCGAGGGCTTCTTCGTCCCCGTGTTAGAGGAGATCGCGGTCGACGAGTTCCGCGACGACGTCCAGGAGCTCGTCCTCCAGCGCCTCCAGTAACCCGCGGGTCTCGGTCCTCCACTGGGGGCGGTGACGACGGATTTTCCGTTTTTTCGCGACGACGAGCCCCGGCTGAAGGGGAACTCCTTAAGTCGGACTACGCCCGAGGGCGCATGTATGCGAACGGGCGTATCGAGCGGTGACGGGTGGTCGCCGTGAGCGTGAGCCAGCGGATCGCCTCCGACGACCAGCTCGCTCGGCTGCTGCAGATCGGGATCGTGTTGGAGGAGGTGGTCGAGGCGCGGGCGCACCACCACTACCAGCGCCTCGACGCCGAACTCGACGACGAGATCGAGACCCTGCTCGCGGACGCGGCCGAGGAGTCCGCGGACCACCGCGAGCGGCTGGAGTCGCTCATCTCCGGACTCGGGGTCGACAGCGTCCCGTTCGACGAGATCGAGTCGCTCGTCGACGCCCGCTACGGGCGGACCAAGCCCGAGGACTTCGACGGGATCTTATACGACCAGCTCTGCAACGAGGAGACGGCGTACAAGTTCTACGACGACCTCATCGAGGCGATCAAGGCGTCCGACGCCGAGTTCTCGGTCGACCGGGAGCGCCTCTTGGAGACGTTGGAAACGATCCGGGAGGAGGAGGCCGAGGGCGTCAGCGAGGTCACGGAGGTCATGGAGCGACGATGAACCGGCGTATCGAACCGACGACGAGCCCCGACGGAGGAGAGCCGTGAACACCGCAGACCAGTACCTCAAGACGATATACGTCGTACAGGAACAGGAGGACGGCCCGGCCTCGACGGGGTCGATAGCCGACGCCCTCGACGTGAGCCCGGCGAGCGCGAACGAGATGATCGGCAAGTTAGAGGAGCGCGGACTCGCCGAACACGAGAAGTACAAGGGCGTCCGGCTCACCGACGACGGTATCATCCGGGCGCGGGACGCCCTCCAGACGTACTGCATCATCGAGCGGTTCCTCGCGAACGTGCTCGGCGTCGAGGAGTTCCGCGAGGAGGCCCACGAGCTGGAGGCCGTCATCGACGACACCGTCGCCGAGCGACTCGACACGATCATCGACCGCCAGCCGGAGTGTCCGGACTGCTTCGACCCCGAGACGGACGCCTGCGCGTGTCTGGAGGTCGCGATGGCGCCCGTCGAGTCGGACTGAGGCGGTCGGTACCCGTCCGGCGGCTTTAGACGCCCGTCGAGTACCGCAGAATGCCCGCGATGCCGCCGAACGCGTCGAGCAGCTGCTCGCCCTTCTCGAAGTCCGTGGAGATGAACTTCGTGTCCGTGCCGCGCTGCTCGGCGATGCTCATCAGGTGTTCGATCACGTCGTCGCGCTCGTCGGCCTCGGCCGGCTCGCCGCACTCGGAGCACTCGTGGTCCGGGGTCGAGTGCCGCGAGTCGATCACCTCGTACTCCTCGTGGCCGTTCGGGCACTCGTAGACGACGACGTCGGAGCGGAGGTCCTCGGAGATGAGCAGCCGGTCGACCGACCCCATGATCAGGTTCCGGCGGGTCTGCTCGAAGCCGTACGTGGCCTCCTCGCCGGTGTTGAGCTTCTCGAAGAACTCGTCCATGTGACGTTTGTCCTCGACGATCTCCTGGTCGGCGAGCGCCTCGCTGGCGTTGTCGACGAGGTCTTTCAGGCCGGACTCGTCGGTATAGGCCACGTCGAACTTCCCGAGCACCTTGTCCTGGAGCTCGTGGTGGAGGTAGTCGCCGTCGAGGAACTCGTCTTTCGTCGGGGAGGGGCCGCCGACGAGGATGCCGTCGAGCTCGTGCCGCTTGTCGACGAACAGGTCGTCGGCCATCCCGGCCACCTCCTGGTAGAAGTTGTCGATCGCTTCGAGGCGGAGGCGGGCGAACCGCTGGGCTGACTGTCCCCCCTTCCGCTGTTTGCCGGGGACGAGCGAGGAGGCGGACTTGACGGGCTCGACGCGCTTGCCCTTCAGCCAGCCGACGTTGGCCTCGCGGCGGTCCAAGACGATGAGCCCGAACAGCCCGGAGTCCTCCAGCATGTGTTCGAGCGGCTCGGTGAGGAACTCGGAGTCGCAGTGGTAGCGGAACGACTCGACGGGCTGGGGCGGCGACTCCAGCGTCCGGGTGACCATGTCGGTCTGGCCGCCGCCGGCGTCGATCGCCCCCGAGAAGATCACCATGCCGTTCTCGGGCGGGAAGGTGTCGTAGTAGCGGAGGCGGTCCTTGATCGAGGTGAGCGCGTCTTGGACGGCAGTCCGAGTCTGCTTGGACTTGATGTTGGACGCCTCGCTGTGCTCCTGGGTGACGTGAGCCACCACGTCGGAGATCTGCCGGTCTTCGGGGATGTAGATGGTGACGAGCTGCGTGCCGGAGCCCTCGAAGTCGCGGAGCTCCTCGATGACCTTGCGGAACTCGTACTTCCGCCGGTCGTCGCTCGCCTCTTGGGCGTCGCTACTCATTACCCGAACTACGGCGGCGTGCGTGTAAGTAAGCTTTGACCTTCCCGGCAGCGCGACGGTACCGGATCACACGGGCGTTCGATCGCGGGGCCGTTTATAAATAATGAGCGGAGGCGCGCGCCTCTGAGCGGCCGCCGAAGGCGGCCGTGAGGAGCGCGTGCGAGGGAGTCGGTCGCCCGGAGCGAAGCGGAGGGCGGCCGACGAGGCTGGGGAGGCGTGAGGTTGCGGTCGCGGTGCAGTGCGGGGTGGGACTTCAAAGGGGCAGGCGCGAGGGCGAAGCACGGTGACGTAAGGACCGCAGCGAGCGACGCGAGCGAGGACCGCAACGAACCGCGCGAGTCCTCGCGACTGGGGCTTTGGCAGTGTACACCGACGATCCCGAATCGACTATTTATAAGCGATCGGCTGGGACTCTGACAGAGTTCACCGCACCGCCGACGGCGACACCACGGGCGAACAAAATCGATCGACGACTTCGACAGTACCGATCCTACATCGACTCGGGCGCCTCGACCCCGAGCACGTCGAGCGCGTTCGCCATCGTGTGCTTCGCGGCCGCGACGAGCGCGACGCGGGCGGCCCGGAGCTCGTCGTCCTCGGCGGTGACGACCGGGCACTCCCTATAAAAGGCGTTGTACGCGTCGGCGAACTCGCGGGTGAACGTCGCGACCGTGTGCGGCTCGAGGTCGTCGGCCGCCGCCTCGATGACGGCTGGGAAGCGGGCGACCTCGCGGAGGAGCTCGCGGGCCGCGTCGGTCTCGAGGGCCGCGGCGTCGACGTCGAGGGCGTCGGCGTCGACGGCGCCGTCGGACCCGGCGGCCGCCGTCACGCCCGGCACGTCGACGCCGGCGGCCGCGGCCTCGTCGAGGATGCCGGCGCAGCGCGCGTGGACGTACTGGACGAAGGGGGCCGACTGCGCCTCGAAGTCGAGCGCGTCCTCCCACTCGAAGGTGATCGCCTTCGCGGGCTGCTTCGAGACGATGTCGTACCGGACCGCGCCGATGCCGACCTGGTGGGCGATGCGCTCGACGTCCTCGTCGGTGAGGTCGTCGTCGCGGATGCGGTCGTCCATCCGGCTCTCGACGGCCTCGCGGGCGCGGTCGATCGCCTCGTCGAGCAGGTCGTCGAGCATCACGCCGGTCCCGCGCCGGGTGGACATCTTCCCGTCGGGGAGGTTGACGTACGAGTAGATGACGTGGCCGAGCCGGTCGGTGTCGTTGCCGAGCAGCTCTAAGGTCGCATCGAGCTGGTCGGCCTGCAGCTTGTGGTCCTCGCCGAGGACGGTGACGGCGCGGTCGTAGTTGTCGAACTTCCACTCGTGGTGCGCCAGGTCGCGGGTGGTGTAGAGACTCGTGTCGTCCGAGCGCAGGAAGACGAGGTTCTTGTCGATCCCCCACTCGTCGAGCTCCAGCTGCCAGGCGTCCTCCTCGTACACCGCGTGCTCGGTCTCCTTGAGCCGCGCGGCGATATCGTCGGTGGAGCCGTCGCGCATGAACCGCGTCTCCTTGACGAACTCGTCGAACTCCGCGGGGAGCCGCGCGAGGCACTCCTTCATCCCGCCGAGGACGGTGTCGACGACCTCGCCGACCCGTTCGTACGTCTCCTCGTCGCCGGCCTCGAGCCCCTGCAGGATCGCGGAGATCTCCGCTTCGGCGGCGTCGACCTCGGCGGGGTCGGCCTCCTCTAAGAAGGCGTTCCCCTTCCGGTAGTAGCGAACGAGGTCGTACTCGGCGCGGTCGCGGGCGGGCTCCGCGTCGAGGTCGGACTCGTCGAACCGCTCGTACGCCCACGTGAACACCGCCATCTGGCGGCCCGCGTCGTTGACGTAGTAGTGGCGGTCGACGTCGTAGCCCGCGTACGCCATGAGGTTCGCGACCGCGTCGCCGACGATCGGGTTGCGCGCGCGGCCGACGTGGACCGGGCCGGTCGGGTTCGCGCTCGTGTGCTCGACGACGACCGAGGCGTCGCGGTCGGGGAGCGCGCCGTAGCCCGCGTCGGCGGCGGCCGCGTCGAGCGTGTCGACGAGGTAGCGCTCGCCGGCGTGGAAGTTGACGTACGGGCCGGCGGTGTCGACCGCGGCGAGGTAGTCGTGGCCGGAAACGTCGACCGCGTCGGCGACCTCGCTCGCGACGTTCGGCGGCGCGTCGCCGACCTCGCCCGCGAGCCGGAAGGCGACGCTGGAGGCGAGCGTCGCGTCCATGTCGTCGGGCGGGCGTTCGATACCGAGGTCGTCGGTCGGGAGGTCGAGCGAGGCGAGCGCGTCGCCGAGCGCGTCGGCCACCTCCGACCGGAACTGCCTGAACATACCGTCCGTTCGTCGGTCGGCCTAAAAGGCCCTTCCGAAGCGACGCGCGTGCGAGGTCGCCGGCGCGACGCGCCGGTGACAGCGTGGGCTACACGTCACGGACAGCCGGGGGGAGTCCGGCGACGAGACTGGAGAGGCGTGAGGCCGGGGCTTTCGAGGCCCTACACGTCGGCACAGCGGGAATCAAGCTGAGCCAGTTTGCCAGCCGATGAACGTCTCGAATCCGTACGTGAATCCGAGGAAGATCACGGCGAAGACGAACCAACGAAAGGCATCGAACGTACCTGTAAACGCGAGGACGTTGAAAATGTACGATAACGACGCCCCGACAAACGCGGCTACATACAGGTTACGTCGGTTGTCCATACCGAGCGGTCAACAGTATGTGAATTAACTCTTCGCCTAGCTAAGCTAATCCGTAGCAATCCGAGCAATCGAGCTCCACCGTCTCGTGCCGAGAGAGATACGCGCCCTCTGTTCGGCAGCGGCGTTTGGAACGACACGGGCTCCGGCGCGGCGTTTGGAACGACGCGGGCTCTGTCAGTGCCCACGCGACCGGTAGAGACCGTCATTCAGCACCGAACTCGACACCGGTTATCTCGAAGCGTGCGCCGCCCTCGCCACCGTCCGTCACATCGATCTCCCACTCGTGGGCCTCGACGATCCGTTTGACAATACTCAATCCGAAGCCGGTTCCGTCCGCTCTCGTCGAGTAGCCGGCTTCGAAGATGGCTTCGCGTTCGTCCGCAGGGATTCCGGGCCCGTCGTCTTCGACGTAGAACCCCGTGTCCATCTCTCCGACCGTCACGGTCACGTCCCCGCCACCGTGGTCGATAGCGTTCCGAATCAGGTTCTCGAACAGCTGTTTCAGACGGCTCTTGTCGGCCTGTACGGTCCGTTCAGTGTCGGTGACTAGCGTGGCCTCGTCCGTTTCGACGTTCGCCCAGCACCTCTCGACAAGTGCGGTCAACGCGACCGCCTCGAAGTCCGTGACCGTCTCGCCCTCGCGGGCCAACGTCAGGAGGTCCTCGATCAGCGTCCGCATCCGCTCGTGGGCGCGCCCCACGTGTTCCAAGTGCTCGCTATCGCACTCCGTCGCAGCCAGTTCCAAGCGCCCTTCGGCCACGTTGATCGGGTTCCGAAGGTCGTGAGAGACGATACTGGCGAACTCTTCGAGCCGGTCGTTTTGCTCGGTGAGCTCCCGCTCGCGAGCCCGGAGCTGCTCGGTCCGTTCGACCTGTTCGAGTGCTCTCGTTAACCCGCCAGCCAGAATCTCACTCAGGAGTCTGTCCTCGTCGTCGAACGTCTCCGGTGACGGTGACCCGGCGATCAGGATCCCGTGGTCCGCGAGCGGGAGGTAGAGTTCGCTCCGAACCGGCGTGTCCGGGTTGTACCGATCCGGGTCTTCGTGGACATCGTCGACCGCGCGCGGCTCTCCTCGCTGGTAGACGCGCCAGGCGATGCTGTCCTCGGCGGTGAATACCGGGGGATCGCCGATGAGATCGGACACGGCGTCGGTGGCTGCGGCCGGGACGAGCCCCGCTGCGTCCTCGTCGTAGAGGTGGATCGCGTTGAGCTCGATTCCCAGCAGGTCCCTGGTCGTCTCGATACCGATTTCGAGGACCTCATCCCGCGTGTCCGCACGCATCAGCTCTTGAGTAACCTGATTCAACGCTTCGAGCTGCTGCTCGCGGACCGTGCGCTCGGTAATGTCTGTCGCAACGCCGAAGACGGCAACGGGCGAATCCGGGTCGGACCGTTCCCCCGTATCGTAGATGGGAACCTTCGTGGTCAGGAAGATCCGCTCGTCACCGTCCACAACGATCGGTTCCTCGGCCTCGATCGGTTCGCCACGCTCGATGACGGCCCGGTCGTTCTTTTGGACTTCGGTGGCCATCTCCGAGAGGTGGATCTCGTGGTCCGTCCGCCCGACGATTTCCTCGTCTCGTAGGTCGAAGAGGTCGCGGTATGCCTGATTGACGAAGATGTACTCGCCCTCGTCGTCCTTCATAAACATCGGTGTCGGCGTGTTCTCAAGGACGGCTTCGAACCGTCGCTGGATCGTTTCGATCTCCCGTTCGCGGGCCTTGCGAGCGGTCACGTCCCGATACACCCATAGATGCCCCCCGCCGTCCGGGAGCTCGATCGGTCGGTGGGTCCGTTCGAACGTTCGTCCGTCGGCGAGTGTCAGTTCCTCTTCGTCTACCTGTTCGCGTTCAGTGATCAGTTCGTTGATTCGCTCGACGAACTGCTCAGAGTCAGCGAACATATCGCTGAGATCTTCGGCCAGACGCTCACAGTCCGCACCGGCGACTCCCTCGGGCGAGCCCGGCAGCTCAAAGAGCCTGAACAGCTGCTGGTTGACCGCCAAGACGTTCCGAGATTCGTCTTCAACCAGCACTCCCTGCGGGAGTGCATCGAAGAGCGTCGAAAGCAGTGCGTTGGTCTGTTCGAGTTCCCGTTGGTGTTGTTTCTGTGCAGTTATATCTCGGGTGACCCCGACGACACCCTCAACAGTCCCGTCGATCGTGAGCGGGGTCAGTCGGTACTCTAACACCGCGTATCCGTGGTTGGGAAACTCCGCTTCGAGTTCCCCCGACAGTTGGTCGCGCCGTCCGTTGAGAAGGGCCTGATAGGGGTCTCCGGTTTCGGCCTCCTCTTGGATTATCCGGATAAGGTTGCTCTCTTCGCCTTCGAGCGCCTCACGGGTCGTGTTGTACCAGTTGGCCAGATACTCGTTCACGATTTCGAAGCGGCCGTGTTCATCGTAGAGGCAAGCGGATTCATACATCGAGTTGATCATGTGTTTGTATCGTCGGAGGTCGCGGTCTCGTTCGGCCAGTTTTTGTTGAGACCGGCGTGATTCGACGACGTTCTCGATGCGATTGGCTAAGAGCGTGTAGTGGTCCGTTCCGCTCCCTTTTTGAAGGTAATCAGTGACCCCCGCGGTGATCGCGTCCGAAGCGACTTCCTCAGACCCCTTGCCGGTGTATAGAATAAACGGGAGATCCGGATGTTCCTCGCGCACCGCTTCGAGGAACTCGATACCGTTCATGCTTGGCATATCGTGATCGGAGACGATACAATCGAACGTCGAGATTGCAAAGTCGGCAAGGGCTTCGCTGGCACTGGTCGCCGTTTCGACCTCGAATCGGTCGTCTTCACGTTCGAGGAACGTCGCGGTGAGATCTGCGAACTCTGGTTCGTCATCAACGTGGAGGACGTTGATCGTGTCAATCGTGCCAGCCATTCCTGTGGGACGATGGCTCGGCCACTGATATGTGTATGGGAGACCATATCAAATAGAAGAATTGCCGCTGAGATCACGGCTGAAGGTTCGAAAGCGGAGGCAGACGCGAGTTCCGCGCCCCGTATGCAGCGTCACCTCAGACAGACCATCTGCGACCGACTAGTTCGACAGAGCCGAATCGACTACACTCTATTGCACGATCTCGTCGATCAGCTCGCTCGCGCTCCGCCGGACGGCCTCGTCGCTCTCGATCGCGGGCTCCCAGCCGAGGTCGACGAGCCGCTCGATGGAGAGGCGCATCTTCGGCACGTCGCCGGTCCAGCCGCGGTCGCCGCCGGTGTAGGCGTACTCGGGGTCGACGCCCAGCTCGTCGGCGACGATGTCGGCGATGGCCGTCACGGAGGTGGTCGTGCGCGTCCCGAGGTTGTAGACGTTCAGGTCGTCGGCGGCGTGCTCGACGACGTACTGGATGGCGTCGACGCACTCCGAGACGTGCATGTACGACTTCTCCTGCCGGCCGTCGCCGAGGATCTCTAACTCGGAGGGGTCCTCGTCGAGCTTCTGGATGAAGTCGGGGATCACGTTGCCGCGCTGGTGGGGGCCGACGATGTTCGCGAAGCGGAACACCCACGACCGGACCCCGTACGAGTGGGCGTGCGTCGAGATCAGCGCCTCGTCGGCGAGCTTCGAGGAGCCGTAGATGGAGATGGGTTCGAGCGGGCCGTGGTCCTCCGGCGTCGGGCGCGGCGCCTCGCCGTAGACGGTCGAGGAGGAGGTGAAGGCGAGCCGGTCGACACCGACCTCGTGCATACGCTCCAAGACGTTGTACGTCATCGCCGTGTTGTCCTCGAACAGCTCGCGGTCGTCGTCGTAGTTCGTGTCGGTGTACGCGGCGAAGTGGAAGACGATATCGAGGTCGCCCGTGACCGCCTCGGCGACGTCGTCGGAGTCGGTCAGGTCGGTCTCGATGAAGTCGGCGCCGTCGGGGACGCGGTCGCGGTCGCCCTTCGAGAGGTCGTCGGCGACGCGGACCGTCGCGCCGCGGTCGAGGAGCCGGGCCGCGAGGTGGCTCCCGACGAGCCCCGCGCCGCCGGTGACCAGCGCGGTCGAATCGGTGAGGTCCATACGACTCCGTGAGGCGGAGTCGTGTAAGTAGGTGTGGAATTGGAACGAGATCGGTGACCCCGCCCCCACTCGTGAGCGGTCGACCGCGACTACTTCCAAAGCCCCACCCGTACGGCACCGTACCTCACACCTCCCCGGCCTTGTCGCTGGCGGCGTCAGCCGCCAGCGACTCCAGCGACGGTCTTCGATTCTCTGACAGCCGGAGCGTCGCGCCGGCGACAGCGAGGCGCGACGTGCCCCTGGCGGTCGGGCGAAGCCCGACGACCTCACGCGCGCCGCTGCAGCTCGGTTCAGCCCTCGGTGAACCTCACAACCCCTCTTCGCCGCCCTCCTGCGTGAGGAGGACGACCATCGAGAGTCCGGAGATGAGGAGCAGGATGAGCGTGGGGACGACCGCGTACTGGTAGAACACGCTCTTCTGTGCGCGCCAGATCTGCGTGACGATCGTTTCGAACCCGGTGGGGCGGAGCACGAGCGTGACGGGGAGCTCCTTCATCGTCGTGAGGAAGACGAGCGCGGCGCCGGCGACGATGCCGGAGCGCGTGAGCGGGAACGTCACGCGCCTGAACGCGCCGGTCGACGACTCTCCGAGGGTGCGCGCGGCTTCGACGAGCCGTCGGTCGATCTGAAGGATGGAGGTCCGCGTCGACCCGACCACCTGCGGGAGGAAGCGGACGACGTACGCGAACACCAGGAGCGGGAGCGTCTGGTAGAGCCACGGCGCGTAGCCGGAGCCGAAGTACACCAGCGCGAGCGCCAGTACGATGCCTGGCACCGCGAAGCCGACGTACGTCGCTCGCTCGAATATCACCGCGAACGGCGAATCGTAGTTCGCGGCGAAGTACGCGATCGGGATCGCGGCGAGCGCGGCGACGACGGCCGCCGCCGCGGAGACTGACACTGAGTTGACCACCATGATCGGCTCGAACGCCAGCGAGGGGCGGCGCCCGGACTCGGACCGGAGCAGCCACAGTCCGAGGATCCACAGGGGGACGAGCAGCGCAGCCCCTGACACCGCGGCCGGCAGCAGCGTCGCGGGCCAGCGCAGACGGCCGAGCGAGACCCGGTCGTCCGTCTGCCCCGCGTCGTCGCCGCTCGTGTTCCGGTTCGAGCGGACGGCCCACTCCAAGGCGAGCACGAGGACGACCACGACGAGCAGCTGGAGGGAGAGCAGCGCGGCGTAGTCGCTGCCGAACGAGTTGTACTCCACGTAGATCTGTCGGGTGAACACGGGGAGCTGCATGATCGAGGGTGTCCCGAAGTCGGAGACGGCGTACAGCGCCGAGAGCAACGCTCCGGCGGCGATCGCGGGTCGGATCGTCGGGAGCGTAACCCGACGGAACGCCGCGATCCGACCGTGGTTGAGCGTTCGGGCGGCCTCGATCATCGTCGTGTCGAAAGAGAGCAGCGCGGCCCGGGTGGTCAGGTAGACGTAGGGGTAGGTGTACAGCGTGATCACGAGTATCGTGCCGGAGAGGCCGTAGATGTTGGGCACCCGCTCGACGCCCAGCGGGGCGAGGATGTCGTGGAACGCTCCCTGCGGGCCGAACGCGGAGACGAACGAAAAAGCGCCGACGTAGCTCGGCACGACGAGCGGGAGCGCGGCCGCGACGGACCAGAACCGCCGGAAGGGGAGATCGGTCCGGGCCGTGAGGTACGCGAGCGGTACGCCGATGAGGATCGAAGCGGCGGTGACCCCCGCCATCAACAGGAGGCTGTTGACGAGCACTTCGGCGGTGCCGGCGCTGAACAGGAGATCCATCGCCCGCTTCCGCTCGACGGCGACCGCTCTGATCACGAGCCACGTCAGGGGGAACACGAGCGTGGCGGCGATCGCCGCGCAAAGCAGCGTCAGCCCGAGCGGAAGCCTGTCGTCGCCGTCGGTCAGCCGGTCGCGGATCCGGGTTCGCAGGGTCATTATGCGGGAGACGGAGTCGCTCTGTCCGATTGAGGGGGCGCCCCGCGTTATGGGTTCCGATCGCTCGGCGAGCGCACTCCGACGGATATATGAATTTAGGGCTGCCTAAAAAGTTCCATGGAACTGACGCGACGCGACGCGGCGGCTGCGCTGGCCGCGATCGGCGCGACCGGCGGGGTCGCGCTCGGCGTCCGTCGGGCGACCGACGACGGACCGATCGATGCCGACGCGTCGTGGGACGGCGAGGGCTCCCCCGACGACGAGGCGGTCCGCGAGGCGATGACCGCGGTGGCGCGGGTGCTCTACCCCGAGGAAGTCTCCGGGATCGACGCGTTCGTCGACGGCGTCCTCGACGGGCGTCTCGACGGGTCGGCGCACGCGGAGGGGGTCCGCGCCGCGGTCACCGAGGTGGAGTCGGCGGCCCGGTCGTGGTACGACGCGCCCGTCGCCGAGCTCTCGGCGGCCGAGCGCGACGACCTGCTGCGCGAGCTCGGCGCGGACACGGCCGAGGAGGACCCCGCGGGGACGACTGCGGAACGCGTCCGCTTCTTCGTCGTCAACGAGCTGCTGCTCGCGCTGTACTCGTCGCCGACGGGCGGCGAGCTCGTCGGCATCGAGAACCCGCAGGGGTACGGCGGCGGCGCGAAGAGCTACCAGGAGGGACCGCGATGAGCGGCGCGGGGAGCGTCGGGGACGAGCGAGCGGGAGGGACCGACGTCGACCGGACGCCCGTCCCCGACGCGGACGTCTGTATCGTGGGCGCGGGTCCCGCGGGCGCGCTCGTCGCCGACCGGCTCGCTGGCGACCGCGAGGTGGTGGTGCTCGACGCGGGGCCGCGGTTCGACCCCGCCGACCGCCTCGCCAGACAGGAACGGGCGATCCGCCCCCACTACGGCCGGCCGGACGTGTGGGGCGTCGGCGGCGCGCGCGACGCCCACGAGAACGCCGGCGACCGGTTCTACCCGCTGAACCACGCCCGCGTGAAGGGGGTGGGCGGGTCGACGCTCCACTGGCAGGGGATGGTGATGCGGCTCCACGAGGACGATTTCAGCTCCGGCACGGAGCGGGGCGTCGGCCCGGACTGGCCCATCGACTACGCGGACCTCCGGCCGTACTACGCCGAGGCGGAGAAGGAGCTGGGCGTCGCGGGCGCGTCGGACAACCCGTACGCGCCGCCGCGCGAGGAGCCGCATCCGATGCCGGCGTTCGAGCCCTCCTACAGCGACTCCCTGTTCGCCGAGGCCTGCGAATCGCTCGGGATCGACATGCACTCCGTGCCGAACGCGCGCAACTCGGAGCCGTACGACGACCGGTCGCCCTGCGTCGGCTACGGCACCTGCCAGCCCGTCTGCCCGAGCGGCGCGAAGTACGACGCGACCGTCCACGTCGAGCGCGCCGAGGAGCGGGGGGCGACCGTCATCGACCGCGCACCGGTCGAGCGGCTCGACCACGACGGCGACGACGCGGTGACGGCCGCGGTGTACGCGACGCCGGACGGGGAGCGACACCGGCAGGAGGCGGCCGCGTTCGTCGTCGCTGCCGGGGGCGTGGAGACGCCGCGGCTCCTCCTTTTGTCCGCCTCGGACCGCTACCCGGACGGGCTCGCGAACCGGAGCGGCCACGTCGGGGAGTTCTTCATGGACCACCTGTTCGCCGGCGCGGGCGGGACCCTCGACGAGCCGACGCGGCAGAACCACGTCGGCTTCTACACGAGCGCCTGCGACCAGTTCTACGACGAGGCCGACGAGTCGCAGGCGCCGTTCAAGCTGGAGTTCTTCAACTACGCCGGCCCATCGCCGGTCGAGATGGCCCTGACCGGCGACGACTGGGGCGACACGCTCCTCGAGCGGCTCCGCGACGGGTACGGGAACCACGTCGCGATGGGCGGGCTCGTCGAGCAGCTCCCCGACGCCGACAGCCGCGTGACGCTCGCCGACGACCGCACCGACGACCGCGGCAACCCGGTCCCGCGGATCGAGTGGACCGTCGGCGACCGCGCGCTCGACACGATCGAGCGCGCCAACGAGATCCAAGTC is drawn from Halorubrum sp. CBA1229 and contains these coding sequences:
- a CDS encoding NAD-dependent epimerase/dehydratase family protein: MDLTDSTALVTGGAGLVGSHLAARLLDRGATVRVADDLSKGDRDRVPDGADFIETDLTDSDDVAEAVTGDLDIVFHFAAYTDTNYDDDRELFEDNTAMTYNVLERMHEVGVDRLAFTSSSTVYGEAPRPTPEDHGPLEPISIYGSSKLADEALISTHAHSYGVRSWVFRFANIVGPHQRGNVIPDFIQKLDEDPSELEILGDGRQEKSYMHVSECVDAIQYVVEHAADDLNVYNLGTRTTTSVTAIADIVADELGVDPEYAYTGGDRGWTGDVPKMRLSIERLVDLGWEPAIESDEAVRRSASELIDEIVQ
- a CDS encoding iron ABC transporter permease, coding for MTLRTRIRDRLTDGDDRLPLGLTLLCAAIAATLVFPLTWLVIRAVAVERKRAMDLLFSAGTAEVLVNSLLLMAGVTAASILIGVPLAYLTARTDLPFRRFWSVAAALPLVVPSYVGAFSFVSAFGPQGAFHDILAPLGVERVPNIYGLSGTILVITLYTYPYVYLTTRAALLSFDTTMIEAARTLNHGRIAAFRRVTLPTIRPAIAAGALLSALYAVSDFGTPSIMQLPVFTRQIYVEYNSFGSDYAALLSLQLLVVVVLVLALEWAVRSNRNTSGDDAGQTDDRVSLGRLRWPATLLPAAVSGAALLVPLWILGLWLLRSESGRRPSLAFEPIMVVNSVSVSAAAAVVAALAAIPIAYFAANYDSPFAVIFERATYVGFAVPGIVLALALVYFGSGYAPWLYQTLPLLVFAYVVRFLPQVVGSTRTSILQIDRRLVEAARTLGESSTGAFRRVTFPLTRSGIVAGAALVFLTTMKELPVTLVLRPTGFETIVTQIWRAQKSVFYQYAVVPTLILLLISGLSMVVLLTQEGGEEGL
- a CDS encoding gluconate 2-dehydrogenase subunit 3 family protein, with translation MELTRRDAAAALAAIGATGGVALGVRRATDDGPIDADASWDGEGSPDDEAVREAMTAVARVLYPEEVSGIDAFVDGVLDGRLDGSAHAEGVRAAVTEVESAARSWYDAPVAELSAAERDDLLRELGADTAEEDPAGTTAERVRFFVVNELLLALYSSPTGGELVGIENPQGYGGGAKSYQEGPR
- a CDS encoding GMC family oxidoreductase, which codes for MSGAGSVGDERAGGTDVDRTPVPDADVCIVGAGPAGALVADRLAGDREVVVLDAGPRFDPADRLARQERAIRPHYGRPDVWGVGGARDAHENAGDRFYPLNHARVKGVGGSTLHWQGMVMRLHEDDFSSGTERGVGPDWPIDYADLRPYYAEAEKELGVAGASDNPYAPPREEPHPMPAFEPSYSDSLFAEACESLGIDMHSVPNARNSEPYDDRSPCVGYGTCQPVCPSGAKYDATVHVERAEERGATVIDRAPVERLDHDGDDAVTAAVYATPDGERHRQEAAAFVVAAGGVETPRLLLLSASDRYPDGLANRSGHVGEFFMDHLFAGAGGTLDEPTRQNHVGFYTSACDQFYDEADESQAPFKLEFFNYAGPSPVEMALTGDDWGDTLLERLRDGYGNHVAMGGLVEQLPDADSRVTLADDRTDDRGNPVPRIEWTVGDRALDTIERANEIQVEILEELGADVEWVAGPDATGPAYHHMGTTRMSDDPETGVVDARCRTHDLDNCWIASSSVFPTSGAMNPTLTIAALALRVGDDVAEWLGDET